One part of the Phragmites australis chromosome 3, lpPhrAust1.1, whole genome shotgun sequence genome encodes these proteins:
- the LOC133912552 gene encoding probable galacturonosyltransferase-like 4, with product MSSSCTIAVAIFGIILGAGHVVTSARVGAMMVRQPSAPMFREAPAFRNGAECVADGSGRVDISMTLDANYLRGTMAAVLSILQHTACPESVTFHFLTAELDDGLGSALRVTFPFLDLRVYRFDPSRVHGRISRSVRQELDQPLNYARVYLADTLPPNVRCVTYLDSDVIVVDDIRTLASVDLGGHVVAAPEYCHANFHNYFTDAFWSHPALNRTFRLRRPCYFNTGVMVMDVEKWRAGGYTRRVEEWMAVQKQRRIYHLGSLPPFLLVFAGDIQAVDHRWNQHGLGGDNVEGRCRGLHPGPISLLHWSGKGKPWLRLDARRPCAVDYLWAPYDLNRHSSPVIEEW from the coding sequence ATGTCTTCCAGTTGTACCATTGCTGTCGCCATTTTTGGGATTATCCTCGGTGCCGGCCATGTGGTCACCAGCGCCCGCGTTGGCGCCATGATGGTCCGGCAGCCTTCTGCCCCGATGTTCCGGGAGGCGCCCGCGTTCCGAAATGGTGCTGAGTGCGTGGCAGATGGCAGTGGTCGGGTGGACATTTCCATGACGCTGGACGCCAACTACCTCCGCGGCACCATGGCCGCGGTGCTCTCCATCCTGCAGCACACTGCGTGCCCTGAGAGCGTGACCTTCCACTTCCTCACCGCCGAGCTCGACGACGGCCTTGGCTCCGCGCTGCGCGTCACCTTCCCGTTCCTCGACCTCCGGGTGTACCGCTTCGACCCGTCGCGCGTCCACGGCCGCATCTCCCGCTCGGTGCGCCAGGAGCTGGACCAGCCGCTCAACTACGCGCGCGTCTACCTCGCCGACACGCTTCCCCCTAACGTGCGCTGCGTGACCTACCTCGACTCCGACGTGATCGTGGTCGACGACATCCGGACGCTGGCCTCCGTGGACCTCGGTGGGCACGTGGTGGCGGCGCCGGAGTACTGCCACGCCAACTTCCACAACTACTTCACGGACGCGTTCTGGTCGCACCCGGCGTTGAACAGAACGTTCCGCCTGCGGCGCCCCTGCTACTTCAACACGGGCGTGATGGTGATGGACGTGGAGAAGTGGCGCGCCGGCGGGTACACGCGGCGGgtggaggagtggatggcggTGCAGAAGCAACGGCGGATCTACCACCTGGGCTCGCTGCCGCCATTCCTGCTGGTGTTCGCCGGGGACATCCAGGCGGTGGACCACCGGTGGAACCAGCATGGGCTCGGCGGTGACAACGTCGAGGGACGGTGCCGGGGGCTCCACCCGGGCCCCATCAGCCTGCTCCACTGGAGCGGCAAGGGCAAGCCATGGCTCCGGCTCGATGCCCGGCGGCCCTGCGCCGTGGACTACCTCTGGGCGCCCTACGACCTCAACCGGCACTCGTCGCCGGTGATCGAGGAGTGGTGA
- the LOC133912553 gene encoding ER membrane protein complex subunit 4-like has product MEKGKGLARRWAVELHDASSSAVPDPPGFTRSAPDAEDAAGARQRKESEAAWKGQKAWEVAQAPFKNLMMMGFMMWMAGSTVHLFSIGITFSALWQPLSALRSVGKVFEPFKDPRVDTIAPKLLFIALNLAAMGLGVWKLNTLGLLPTNPSDWVSSLSPAREVEYAGGGIPLN; this is encoded by the exons ATGGAGAAGGGCAAGGGCCTCGCCCGCCGATGGGCGGTGGAGCTGCAcgacgcctcctcctccgctgtCCCCGACCCCCCGGGCTTCACCAGATCCGCACCCGACGCG GAGGACGCCGCCGGCGCGCGCCAGCGCAAGGAGTCCGAGGCTGCATGGAAGGGGCAG AAAGCGTGGGAGGTGGCGCAGGCGCCGTTCAAGAACCTGATGATGATGGGCTTCATGATGTGGATGGCCGGGAGCACCGTCCATCTGTTCAGCATCGGGATCACCTTCTCCGCTCTGTGGCAGCCACTCAGCGCGCTTCGATCCGTGGGGAAAG TTTTTGAACCATTTAAGGACCCAAGGGTGGATACTATTGCTCCTAAGTTGCTCTTTATTGCTCTCAACTTGGCTGCCATGGGTTTGGGTGTATGGAAG CTTAATACATTGGGTCTTCTTCCAACAAATCCATCAGATTGGGTATCTTCACTGTCTCCTGCTCGG GAGGTTGAATATGCTGGTGGAGGGATCCCCTTAAACTAA